A region from the Tachyglossus aculeatus isolate mTacAcu1 chromosome 5, mTacAcu1.pri, whole genome shotgun sequence genome encodes:
- the TEX15 gene encoding testis-expressed protein 15 isoform X2, whose protein sequence is MSPICNSSSKIHWSENGCPLYNIYEVFVYRISQVDCNNVESSTVITSKLIKDPRLMRREGNNEIQNPKTDVQEIPPSENDPECCSSDMSLSSPPPDTVFLPESIMGSCSYPNNSEVCQYAKDPVQDTQWTTIEDQRKDQNSVDSKALPLMSDDKIISKEENQKDDGQKAKQSRQMSNFLGPIKWQNKVQIPSPKNHSPDPVTSVQANSQKLNSKKSQSSNLETVPHTSQKYSSEKPLHGGEKRTQHLQSTEKLMCLKSRMEGKSICRKMQDPQKENGNHCTTGKKNNSTIFSIPHNEKDILISSHQEHKYGTEVLNSFGKNDQVSTLGHRKLHPSTFTKEKLKKDDMDLLACELLSNGQRTEDRLQKQHEDFFPCEKMDVDQSLATSQSIIDLDMENSNSKCIKIKSNASQKVEDTPAVNETLNGLMNTSSAIYTPENNEIMGKNVFYLYPLGKNERALEINNKYKDNLKTFLDGDVFKDQDPPVFCNPDIGDAIRFPSPYTDFKQVCQLEKKYNIKERDSQQDRGSCASEGGKRVGNTSTEKGEHSTTIEDLTNIFDSLKEIKKYDSLGTTGSERFSSGVELTCEERCAVSETASIKVEIIATAMKEKGINEHGDVNLQQLPATAVFSHSADPSVSYTYESSNTSNIPLPILNLKPSDSQRNQIGEMCVSESVSEKNGFCDWECSLEKDNFQELSQWHILEEKFKDLIIQGPDFESEIEVALVQCEDSLKSNHGDAPNNFEEFNSVYYFLKSRIDWRSLFESGSWRSAKISKGELIENRNQCTFQGNNFHSCIQQNAKPLNTAVLPDLKIRITNVLETEFDSYDPYALDEDLWECVFESLDPEIDIEWPRGVEIKEYSQPAYENPGQPFEDELGSCLNQETELLNEWEVSLYRDSDCVPEKQSCAFLTEPAIFSESMNSASDSSLENLKNNCDEAQGKIDRGSNLNKRKRFPTSQTNEVIPHKNLQSQEDCRKRLKVVSHQPFEKFSSLSEGRIKTFSRSEKHIRSVLNTLNSEVSLCKSRRLSKKLDRAVSHLKKAQRGVHRSLQLVAKVGEKRREGPLPKSYEVTCNNFWESCDLEGFRFVTERKYHSTRHSSEKRKYAIKEEKKTVASETGNTQTRKLKHKCKRKGVRTRKSVSTEDATSKFSRGQMGAHKKKYRSQENVFELDLAKPSSLQSTRPSSACKSGILKNQQRPSYLQAVSEKVTSLDSTRPRDRKLPNEVDQADFETVPKMHHKDTQREFCFVSDKYLSEHHSRFCISPEENIMLNSDQLICKDNSVMNPGVLISVLKSNGEHFNVDTYKSDVPVSSVHHESEEVTLHMEKFPVLAEDGNQNIGTAVFPLGSDKSTPIADQNFETQISPCPQILSIRSDSWKSILENIAEKALGVHVVEMSISLNELQENNETEISGEELYSSNACSQRVIKEMYVAESASLELLPVSSAIGIGNCENKAEMCSLNDSPGFFGDNSLIRSHTFVSQEDNQNSGLETGKINLLKDQTDPPNEDMDLSEDISESPSAQLESVEHRCWSLEAGCMDLTEDRQLKNDPPVSTLETTNNSSASYGTISWKETTPSLDKRKENWKVKNSSDSQLNSKSHSEILYNPKQGNRRVTPIQAFGNISHQEQGTIPEGELKEKHCFDKHAGLIDELSEILRRADEASSWEAVQVQLEFCESILPVFIDAFERKQNCSFKHILVSHKLLVEDNLWNNCKTTLRPQAIDSFVELQMVMETIQFVENKKSLLRREPTFRSLLWYDDSLYHELFEGQCGYQQQSSFCCSFQQRLKYDTWSELKSHHLQLSELFKEIKRENISYYSLLKCQREIDECEAVLQHSSDVFRFTLSLPFICGANFGESLDELETLKKCTLELLRNYWPFPKVNLLSGKQDHLWMIIEVISSKINFIKSCESRNVQISLFGMEHIFFDAAKSLVWKNQSESLSKMTLPVVKKAVLFKLNQDALSGLQEIHKNLAEDLRFEKASNLGSVETDKSAPRKSSGWGDKAKLSMENRRFNHVNRDLLLRPDIGCVGQIIEQVELADLDKLGELRLRCTDHLETLKRHFQMLQEEDVNHVLISEDNVLDIVGNHNISAVILRPETVEIYVEIVMLSETVHFLKNVEAKKLGKEKFRGMLWFDSSLLPELIHSQKTLTSFSFLQDVSTDGPGDTIESAILKIKAELDMICTYSEAINYSYAFQLLSRELTELSEIRKLIEKPMPSVSTYVHFEPYTVSVNYGNTVTALEYNFKQFSVLLENLMSAPREDLGKIAHIMKIMKTIDQMMLACAQNEKPPISLLLCQMLRNRRKAHQLKKNKDLKIPMNRPGKTVRKASICFSESPIPGYLIKNDSSSRQTKSFTFAKCEDTQKPFKSLTLPSRRGPKVATSRKEVPKMRNENEASSCPRYGIAYAART, encoded by the exons ATGTCTCCCATTTGCAATAGTAGCAGTAAAATTCATTGGTCAGAAAATGGATGTCCCCTTTATAACATCTATGAGGTTTTTGTCTACAGAATTTCCCAAGTGGACTG CAACAAtgttgagtcaagcactgtaattaCCTCAAAACTAATCAAGGATCCAAGACTGATGCGACGAGAAGGAAACAATGAAATACAAAATCCCAAGACCGATGTACAAGAAATCCCACCTTCAGAGAATGATCCGGAATGTTGTAGTTCAGATATGAGTCTGTCATCTCCACCACCTGATACTGTCTTCCTACCTGAATCTATCATGGGCAGCTGCTCATATCCTAATAACTCAGAGGTTTGCCAATATGCTAAGGATCCTGTTCAAGACACACAGTGGACCACAATAGAAGACCAAAGGAAAGACCAAAACAGTGTTGATTCCAAAGCTTTACCACTTATGTCAGACGATAAAATTATTTCTAAAGAGGAGAATCAGAAGGATGATGGTCAAAAAgcaaaacaatccaggcagatGAGTAACTTCCTTGGTCCCATTAAGTGGCAAAACAAAGTGCAAATTCCATCACCAAAGAACCATTCTCCAGACCCAGTAACTTCAGTACAAGCAAATTCCCAAAAGCTCAATAGTAAGAAATCTCAATCTAGTAATTTGGAAACAGTACCTCATACTAGCCAAAAATATTCTTCTGAAAAGCCACTGCATGGTGGGGAAAAACGCACACAGCACCTTCAAAGCACTGAGAAGCTTATGTGCCTTAAATCTAGGATGGAAGGTAAATCCATATGTAGAAAAATGCAAGACCcacaaaaagagaatggaaatcaCTGCACCACTGGAAAGAAAAACAATTCAACAATTTTTTCTATCCCACACAATGAAAAGGATATTTTAATTTCATCCCATCAGGAACACAAATACGGTACTGAGGTTCTCAATTCTTTTGGAAAAAATGATCAAGTATCTACTCTGGGGCATAGAAAACTACATCCTTCTACATTTACCAAAGAGAAACTGAAAAAAGATGACATGGATCTCTTGGCCTGTGAGTTACTTAGTAATGGCCAAAGAACAGAGGACAGGCTACAGAAACAACATGAAGACTTTTTTCCATGTGAAAAGATGGATGTAGATCAAAGCCTTGCAACCTCTCAAAGTATAATTGACCTGGATATGGAAAATTCAAACAGTAAGTGCATCAAGATAAAATCAAATGCTTCCCAGAAAGTAGAAGACACTCCTGCAGTGAATGAAACACTTAATGGTTTGATGAATACATCGTCTGCTATCTATACACCAGAAAACAATGAAATAATGGGCAAAAATGTTTTTTATTTATATCCCCTTGGAAAAAATGAGAGGGCACTTGAAATAAACAACAAATATAAAGACAATTTGAAGACTTTTCTGGATGGAGATGTATTTAAGGATCAAGACCCTCCAGTATTCTGCAATCCAGATATAGGAGATGCTATAAGGTTTCCTAGCCCCTACACTGATTTCAAACAAGTGTGTCAACTTGAAAAGAAATATAATATCAAAGAAAGAGATAGCCAACAAGACAGAGGGAGCTGTGCttctgaaggaggaaagagagtgggaaatacttcaacagagaagggagaacaTTCTACTACAATTGAAGACTTGACCAACATTTTTGATAGcctgaaagaaataaaaaaatatgACAGTCTGGGGACGACCGGTTCTGAACGATTTTCTTCTGGAGTTGAGTTAACTTGTGAAGAAAGATGTGCAGTTTCAGAAACTGCTTCAATTAAAGTGGAAATTATTGCAACTGCTATGAAGGAAAAAGGTATAAATGAACATGGTGATGTTAACTTACAGCAGTTACCTGCTACAGCAGTGTTTTCCCACTCTGCTGATCCTTCAGTGAGTTACACATATGAAAGCTCAAATACCAGTAATATTCCTCTCCCGATTTTGAATTTGAAACCTTCAGATAGCCAAAGAAACCAGATTGGCGAAATGTGTGTTTCTGAGAGTGTTTCAGAGAAAAATGGATTTTGTGATTGGGAATGTAGTTTGGAGAAAGATAACTTCCAGGAACTATCTCAGTGGCACATATTAGAGGAGAAATTCAAAGATTTGATCATTCAGGGCCCGGACTTCGAAAGTGAGATTGAAGTTGCATTAGTGCAGTGTGAAGACTCTCTGAAATCCAACCATGGAGATGCACCCAATAATTTTGAAGAATTTAATTCTGTGTATTATTTTCTAAAATCACGTATTGACTGGAGAAGTTTGTTTGAAAGCGGTAGTTGGAGGAGTGCAAAAATTTCAAAAGGTGAACTCATAGAAAATAGAAATCAGTGCACTTTTCAAGGAAATAATTTTCATTCTTGCATACAGCAGAATGCAAAGCCCTTAAATACAGCTGTGCTCCCAGACTTAAAAATTAGAATTACGAATGTACTTGAAACAGAATTTGACTCTTATGACCCTTATGCACTTGACGAAGATTTATGGGAGTGTGTATTTGAATCACTTGACCCAGAAATAGATATAGAATGGCCAAGAGGAGTAGAAATCAAAGAATATTCCCAGCCTGCTTATGAAAATCCTGGTCAGCCTTTTGAAGATGAATTGGGGAGTTGTTTAAATCAGGAAACAGAACTTCTAAATGAATGGGAAGTGTCCCTGTATCGTGACAGTGATTGTGTGCCTGAAAAACAAAGCTGTGCATTTTTAACTGAACCTGCTATTTTTTCTGAGTCGATGAACAGTGCAAGCGATAGTTCCCTAGAAAATCTAAAGAACAATTGTGATGAGGCTCAGGGGAAAATAGATAGGGGATCAAACCTTAATAAAAGAAAACGTTTTCCTACTTCTCAGACCAATGAGGTTATACCACATAAAAATTTACAATCTCAAGAGGATTGTAGAAAAAGGCTGAAGGTGGTTAGTCATCAGCCCTTCGAAAAATTTTCGTCACTATCTGAGGGAAGGATTAAGACATTTTCACGGTCTGAAAAGCATATAAGAAGTGTTCTGAATACTCTTAATAGTGAAGTATCCCTATGCAAAAGCAGACGCTTGTCCAAGAAACTAGACAGAGCTGTTAGTCATTTAAAGAAAGCTCAGAGGGGAGTACACAGATCATTACAACTTGTAGCTAaagtgggagagaaaaggagagagggcccatTGCCAAAATCTTATGAAGTTACATGTAACaacttctgggagagttgtgacCTTGAAGGCTTTAGGTTTGTGACAGAGAGAAAATATCACTCCACTAGACATTCTTCAGAGAAAAGAAAATATGCcataaaggaagagaagaaaaccgTAGCATCAGAGACAGGTAATACACAGACACGCAAGTTAAAGCACAAGTGTAAAAGAAAAGGGGTCAGAACTAGAAAGTCAGTTTCAACAGAAGATGCTACCAGTAAATTCTCAAGAGGCCAGATGGGGGCTCATAAGAAGAAATATCGTAGTCAGGAGAATGTTTTTGAGTTAGATTTAGCAAAGCCGTCCtctttacagtctacaagaccTTCCTCAGCTTGTAAGAGTGGCATTCTAAAGAATCAACAAAGACCATCCTATCTTCAGGCTGTTTCTGAAAAAGTCACATCTTTAGATTCTACCCGGCCTAGAGATAGGAAACTCCCCAATGAGGTTGACCAGGCTGATTTTGAAACTGTGCCTAAAATGCACCATAAAGATACACAAAGAGAATTCTGCTTCGTGTCTGATAAATATTTAAGTGAACATCATTCAAGATTTTGTATTTCCCCTGAGGAAAATATAATGTTGAATTCAGATCAACTCATTTGTAAAGATAACTCAGTAATGAACCCTGGTGTACTTATTTCAGTTTTAAAATCAAATGGGGAGCACTTTAATGTAGACACCTACAAATCAGATGTTCCAGTGTCTTCTGTCCATCATGAAAGCGAGGAAGTCACCCTTCACATGGAAAAATTTCCAGTGCTGGCAGAAGATGGAAATCAAAATATTGGTACTGcagtctttcctctaggctcaGATAAATCAACTCCCATAGCTGACCAAAATTTTGAGACTCAAATTTCACCATGCCCCCAGATTCTAAGTATTCGAAGTGACTCCTGGAAATCTATTTTAGAAAATATAGCAGAAAAAGCTTTAGGTGTTCATGTTGTTGAAATGTCCATATCACTTAATGAACTACAGGAAAATAACGAAACTGAGATTTCAGGGGAAGAATTGTATTCTTCAAATGCCTGCAGCCAAAGAGTCATTAAGGAAATGTATGTTGCTGAGAGTGCTAGCTTGGAGCTGCTACCAGTTTCTTCAGCCATAGGAATTGGTAATTGTGAGAACAAGGCTGAAATGTGCTCTTTAAATGACAGCCCTGGGTTCTTTGGTGACAACTCACTGATTCGATCGCATACATTCGTATCACAAGAAGATAATCAAAATTCAGGTCTAGAAACTGGGAAAATCAATCTGCTAAAAGACCAGACCGATCCTCCAAATGAAGATATGGATCTTTCAGAAGATATTTCTGAGAGTCCCTCTGCTCAGTTAGAAAGTGTAGAACACAGGTGCTGGTCATTAGAAGCAGGGTGCATGGATTTAACTGAAGACAGACAACTTAAAAATGATCCACCTGTTTCTACTCTGGAGACTACAAATAATAGTAGTGCTTCTTATGGGACTATCTCCTGGAAGGAGACAACTCCCAGTCTTGAcaaaagaaaggaaaactggAAAGTAAAAAATAGCAGTGACTCTCAGTTGAACTCCAAGTCACATTCAGAAATACTGTATAATCCGAAACAAGGTAATAGAAGAGTTACCCCAATTCAGGCATTTGGTAATATCTCTCATCAGGAACAGGGTACAATCCCTGAAGGTGAATTGAAGGAAAAGCACTGTTTTGATAAACATGCTGGTCTCATAGATGAATTATCTGAAATTTTACGAAGGGCAGATGAGGCATCGTCTTGGGAGGCTGTGCAGGTGCAGTTGGAATTCTGTGAAAGCATCCTTcctgtatttattgatgcttttgaAAGGAAACAGAATTGCTCATTTAAGCACATCTTAGTTTCCCACAAATTGTTGGTGGAAGACAATCTGTGGAATAACTGTAAAACCACATTAAGACCACAAGCCATTGATTCCTTTGTGGAACTGCAAATGGTGATGGAAACTATACAGTTTGTTGAAAACAAGAAAAGTCTCTTACGACGTGAACCCACTTTCCGGAGCCTCCTTTGGTATGATGATTCACTCTACCATGAGTTGTTTGAAGGGCAGTGTGGGTATCAGCAACAGTCCagtttctgttgttctttccagCAGAGGTTAAAATACGATACTTGGAGTGAGTTAAAAAGCCACCATCTTCAGTTGTCTGAATTGTTTAAAGAAATCAAAAGGGAAAACATTTCATACTACTCACTCTTAAAATGTCAACGAGAAATTGATGAGTGTGAAGCAGTACTGCAGCATTCTTCTGATGTCTTTCGTTTTACActttctctgccatttatctgtggAGCTAATTTTGGAGAGAGTTTAGATGAGTTAGAAACTTTAAAAAAGTGTACTTTGGAACTGCTACGTAACTATTGGCCTTTTCCTAAAGTTAATTTACTTTCAGGAAAACAAGATCATCTCTGGATGATTATAGAGGTTATCTCCTCAAAGATAAATTTTATAAAGAGCTGTGAATCGAGGAATGTTCAGATATCCCTTTTTGGCATGGAGCATATCTTTTTTGATGCTGCAAAAAGTCTTGTTTGGAAAAACCAAAGTGAATCTTTAAGCAAAATGACCTTGCCAGTTGTGAAGAAAGCAGTCTTGTTCAAGTTAAACCAAGATGCTCTTTCAGGACTGCAGGAAATACATAAGAATTTGGCTGAAGATCTTAGATTTGAAAAGGCTTCAAATCTTGGGTCTGTGGAGACTGATAAAAGTGCCCCCAGGAAATCCAGTGGCTGGGGAGACAAGGCCAAATTGAGCATGGAAAACCGCAGATTCAATCATGTTAACAGGGATTTGCTTTTACGCCCAGATATTGGCTGTGTCGGACAAATAATAGAACAAGTCGAGCTTGCGGACCTTGACAAGTTAGGAGAACTGAGACTGAGATGTACAGATCACTTGGAGACCTTAAAACGACACTTTCAAATGTTACAAGAAGAAGACGTGAATCATGTTCTTATCTCTGAAGACAATGTGCTGGACATAGTGGGAAACCACAACATCAGTGCTGTAATTTTAAGGCCTGAAACAGTTGAGATCTACGTTGAAATAGTCATGTTGTCCGAAACAGTCCATTTTCTTAAAAACGTAGAGGCCAAAAAGCTAGGCAAGGAAAAATTTCGAGGTATGCTTTGGTTTGATTCATCACTTCTTCCTGAGCTAATTCATTCCCAAAAAACATTGACTTCTTTTTCATTTCTGCAAGATGTTTCCACAGATGGACCTGGGGATACAATAGAGTCTGCCATTTTGAAAATTAAGGCTGAGTTGGACATGATCTGCACATATTCAGAAGCTATTAACTATAGTTATGCTTTTCAGCTGCTATCGAGAGAACTTACAGAGCTTTCAGAAATAAGGAAATTGATAGAAAAGCCCATGCCTTCTGTCTCCACATATGTTCACTTTGAACCATATACTGTGTCAGTAAATTATGGGAACACTGTGACTGCATTGGAGTACAACTTCAAACAATTTTCTGTACTACTGGAAAACCTAATGTCTGCTCCCAGGGAAGATTTGGGGAAAATTGCCCATATTATGAAGATCATGAAAACTATTGACCAAATGATGCTTGCCTGTGCCCAAAATGAGAAACCACCCATTTCTCTTCTTTTATGTCAAATGCTCAGAAATAGAAGGAAAGCCCATCaactgaaaaaaaataaagatttgAAAATTCCTATGAATAGACCTGGGAAAACTGTCAGAAAAGCTAGTATCTGTTTCAGTGAGTCTCCAATTCCAGGGTATTTAATCAAAAATGATTCAAGTTCACGCCAAACAAAATCTTTCACTTTTGCCAAGTGTGAAGATACTCAGAAGCCCTTCAAGAGCCTTACCCTTCCAAGTCGCAGAGGTCCAAAG gtAGCTACTTCTAGAAAAGAAGTTCCAAAAATGAGAAATGAAAATGAGGCATCCAGCTGTCCAAGATATGGAAT AGCCTATGCAGCAAGAACTTAA